The bacterium DNA window TGAAGGTCCACGCTCTCGAACGTGCTGCCGATCAACGGGTGGGCGTTGTCGGCGCGGACCACTATCGGACGGTCCGGAGCGCCGTCGCACAGAGCCCGCCACTGGCCGTAGTAGCCTGGGCTGAGCACGAGTATGTCCCCAGGCTGGGCGCAGGCGGCCAGGTGCTCGAATGTGTCGGGGTTGGCCTGGATCACCTTGCCGTCCACGGCCGGGGCGGGCACGGGGCGGGTGGAGACCGAAAGAAGCGTGTCCGCCTTGCCGCCGTCCGGGTCGCGCAAGCTCAGCTTGATATCGTAGCGCGTCCCTGGCCGCAGGTCGAAGATGCTGCCCGAAAGCTTGTTCACCCAGCGGTATTGCGGCGAGGTGCGGTCCTCGGTGTCCCCGGCCGGCACGCGCACCAGGGGCATGCCGGCCTGCCAGGCCGTCTCCCCGTCCCGACGGTATTCAATTTTGCATACTGCGTTCAGGTTGTCGTCACCCTGGATTTCCCATTCCACGGCCAGGTTGGTGACAGTCGGATAGGGTGAGCCGACCTTGCCCGGCACAGTGGAATTCTGCGCCGCGACCGCGGTCGCAAACACCGCAGCGGCCAAGGCCAGCGCCACCGCCGTAATCCTCATCCAGTCGTCTCTTCTCATTCCGTCTCGTCTCCGCTCACTTGGTGGTGAAACTGAATACCTCGCTCCAGGGACCGAACAGTCCACTGGAGTCCTCGGCCCGCACGCGCCAGTAGTAGGTGGTGCCGGGATTGAGCCAGCCTTTGGGGGCCTGGAACGCCGCGCCGCCATCCCGCACGTCCCGGTCGAACGTGGTGCAGAGCGGCCAGGCGCAATCCGGGCGCAGGCTGAGCTGGAAACGGTAATTGACAATGCGGTCGCCGTCCTGGTCCGTGGAGGCGGACCACTCGAAACGTGGGGCGAGGTTCTTCACCGTGGACCCAGCCGCGGGGGCCACGGCGCTTGCGGGCGCAGCGGGGGCGTGCCGGCCGTCAATCTCACGCCAGCGGTAGGTGACCTTGAGCTTACGCCCGGCGGCGGACTGGTCAACCACACGGATGACATTTTTACCCAACGCGAGCGCGGGCAGGCTGCCGGGGTTGACCTGCAGGTCCACCACGATCTTCACCCGGTCCACACCGCTCTGACCTCCGTAGATCAGCGGGAACACGGCCGGGGTGGCGGCGTTGCGCTTGTCCGCCGAGAGGGTGTAGATCGCATCGAACTCGTAGGTGGCCTGGGGGCCGTCCTTGAGCATCTTCTCATCCAGCACGGCGCGGCAGTCGCCCAGGCCATAGGCCCAAGAGTAGTAGTCCCAAAGCCCGGTCACGGCGCCGAACAGCGGGTCGAGCCGGGCGGACAGGGCCACCTGGGTCAGGCCCGAGGCGGCGCCCTTGTAGTAGCGGGAGTCGATGTAGCCGCCCACCATGACATAGGGGCTTTTCATCGGGATCGACAGCTCGGAGGCGCGGTCGTGGAGGCCGTCCTGAAGGCTGTCTACATGTACCAGGGGCAGCTTGCCGTCCTCGGACTTGAACTTCACGTTGCGCCGCTCGACCATACCCTCGTAGCTCAGACGGCTGAAATCCGGCTCGAAGGTCAGCCGGCCGTTGGCGTAGCGCGGCGGCTCGTGGCTTTTGGCCTGGTCGTAATACTTGCGCAGCTCGGGGGTCCACCAGCGGATGAGGCTCTCGCCGGGACGCAGGCTGAGTTGCATGTCCTGGGGCTGGTAGAGCCACTTGTCGTAGCCGGTCTCGACATAGTTGTCGTCCATGGTGGCGTAAATGCTTGCCAGGTCCTCACCCGCGGGCATGGCGTCCGGCTTGTAGATCATCTTCCGGTTGTCGCCGGGGGTGAGGTACCAGCGGTAGGGCTTGTAGCTGCGGGCGACCCATTCCGGGTGCGAGCCCAGCTCCTCGATGGAGGCCACCGTGCGGTTGTCGCCCTTGAGATACCAGATCCCGATGTCGGCGTCCATGTGATGCCAGGCGCCATCCCACTTGGCCTCTGCCACGGTGTGGTGCCAGATCTCGTAGACCCGCGCCTCCAGCCCAGCCGCGCGGCAGAGGGCCACGAACTGGCAGGCGGCCTGGGAACAGATGTGGTAGCCGTAGACATTGAAAAACCGCACCGGGTTGAGGCTGGTCTTGTCCTTGGGGTAACTCCACCAGTAGGTCTGCTTCTCCACGAAGTCGAAAACGGCCATGGCCTTTTCCTCCTCCGTCTTGCATCCCGCAGTTATCTCGGCAGCCAGGCTTGCCAGGTCGTACCAGTTGAACCGGCCGTTTACCGTGATCCGCGGGTTGACCACCGGGACATCACCCACGTTTTCCAGCGTGATTTCGAGGTTCTCCGGCTGGGCCGTGCCGCCCACGTTGATCTCGAAGCTCTGGTCGCTGCTGGTGATTATCTCGCTCTGCTCGCGGACCTCACCCGCCGCGGCTGAACCAAGCCAGCCGAGACAGGCCGCCGCCAGAATAAGGCGCCAGGCATTCTTCAATTCAGGACCTCCTGCTGGAAGGGAAAGTGAGGGGCAGCTTGGGGAAACAGCCCGCCTTGCGGATTACACAAAGAAGGACGGCCCGGCCGGACCACCAACCGGCAGACGCGGAGCGGGAGCTGTCCCCGAAACGCTCAGGAGCCCGGAACCCGGAACCTCCTGAACAGCACCCGCCCGGAGACTTATTCAATAACCGTACCCGAGTGGCCTGCGAGCCTAACTTAACCTATATCAAGCGCAGCCGGATTAAAAGTACATAATCACTCGCCAGTTCCTGGATGATAATCATCCAGTGGATAATTTTCAGCCGGATGACAATCATCCAATCCCGGGTCAGGGTGTCACCCGGGCCGGGCGGCCTCAGCCAAGGCACAACTTCGGCATCAGGGTTCATCCGCGGTCACTTGCAGGTCATCCACCCAGATCGACTGCTCGTGCGGCACGCCGGGTCCGAAATAGGGCAGCATCAGGAACTGGTTGATTTTCATGTCGGGGTTGGCCCCGGTTCTAAAGACCACATCGTGGTAATCCAGCAGCAGCTTGCCGTCGTACCAGTACTGCAGCACCCCGTCATGCACGGCCTTGCCGTCGGCGATGCTGTTGAGCTTGAAATGCGCCTTCACCCGGTGCCAGTCGCCCTTGTAGCGCGGGCCGGGGGTGTCGCCGAAATAGACACTGTCCGCGGCGAAATCGCGGCCGTTGCGCCAGCCCTCACCGGCCTTGTAACAGTCCCCCACTCCGTGGCCGTCCGGGTCGCCGTTGCCGCCCGAGACCGCGCGCTTCTCGGTCAGGGCGGTGATATCCTTGCGCAGGGCGGTGGTGTCGATGTTGCGGCTGTCCTGGGTGGCGCAGCGCGGCACGCCGTTGACCACCTCGATATACAGCGTCAGGTAGGTGTAGGCCGGGCCCCAGAACGGAGTGTCCTTGGTGGTCATGAAATGCATCTCGTGCGGGTGCCAGTTGACCCCGGTCCAGGTCCAGTCGGCGCTGTGCTTGAGCGCGAAGCTGAGGTTCACGCTCTCGGTGGGCTCGAACAGCACGCGGCCGCCCTTGCCCTCGGGCGTGGTCGCACCCTTAGCGCTCCAATGCCAGAGGCAGGCGCGCTTTCCCTCGAAATGCTCGGCGTCCGTGGTCTGGATCGACGGGCTGTCGTACCAGCCGCGGGCAGCCCAGGCGGTGTCCTCGAAAGTCTCCACGAACGGCAGCTTGACCGGCGTGGGGGTCTCCGGTTCCTGGGCCGGAAGGCCGGCCACGGCCAGGGGTAAAGCCATCAGGCCGGTCAGGAATACAAGCTTGCGGGTGTTGAGCATAGTCGATTCTCCTTGTGACAATTTACAGCCCGGTCACTGCCGGAGGATGAAACACGAAGTCGGATACAGCTCCGGCCGCCTCAGCCTCCGAAACGCGCGCGCAACCCGAAAAGCTGACGCAGCAAGTCAAGGGTGTCCAGGATGTCGAAACTGCCATCGCGGTTGCGGTCCAGCCTTGGGTCGGAGCGGTCTTGGACGGAGAGGACCAGGTATTCGAGGGCGTCGCGGAAACCGGCCCGGCCGTTGCCGTCGAAATCGAATTTACCCGGCGCGGGAACAGGCAACAGTTCCTCCTCACGCTCAATGTGCAGGTCATCCACCCAGACACTCTCCGGGTTCTTCGCCCCGGGCCCCAGGTAGGGCAGCATCATGAACTGGTTGATTTTCATCGACGGGAAAGCTCCGGTGCGGAACAGCACGTCCTCGTAGTCCAGCATCAGACGGCCGTCCATCCACCAGCGGAACACCCCATTGTTGATCCCCTTGCCGTCCACCACGCTGTTGAGCTGGAAATGGACTTTCATCCGGTGCCAGCCGCTCTTGTTGTAGGGGCCGGCCGCATTCGAGAGATACAGAGAATCCGAGTCCCAGATTTTATCGTTGGCATAGACAGTGCCGGAAAGATAGTAATCAGTCGGATAGCCGTCGCTCGAACCGTTCCCGCCGGCTACGGCGCGGTTCTCGGTCACCTGGGTGAGGTCCTCGCCCACGTGGGCGGCGTCGATATTCTCCCCGTCCTGCAGGGCGAAACGCAGCCTGCCGTCCACCGCCTCGGAGTAAATTGTCAGGTGCGACCAGGCCGGGCCGTCATACATCCCGTTCAGGTTGGTCATGAACATGAACATGTGCGGGTGCCAGCCCAGGCCGGTCCAGGCCCAATCCTCGCTGAAACGGACCCAGTAGCTGAAAGTGAGGCCCTCGCAGGGCTCGAACAGCACGCGCCCGCCCTTGCCGCCGGGCAGAGTGTCACCGGCGCGGCTCCAGCGCCAGTGACAGGCGCGCGTGCCCTCGGGCGCGGCAGCGGTGCCGCTGGTCTGGATCGACGGGCTGTCGTACCAGCCGCGCGCGTCCCAGTTGGCGTCCTCGAAGCCCTCGACAAACGGCAGGCTGACTGCGGTCTGGGCCCTGAGGCCCGCGGGCGCTCCGGCGGCCAGCAGGGCCACCAGAGACAGCACTCCGCCCCAGCCCGACAACATGTGCACCAGCCTGTGTTGCCGCCTCGCCATGTCTGCCCCCCGAGAGAAAATCCGTGACCGCTGCCCCCACCATAAGGAAATAATCCCAGCGGCTCGAAAACGCCATAAAATAATCAACTTAAGCTGTCAGCCGCCCCCTCACTCGGGGGGCAGATTGAGCGCCTGGGCCACGGTGACCACGCGGCGCATCTGCTTGTCGGCCCCGTACAGCCCGTAGATGCCGCGAGTGAAATCGAACCCGCGTATCTCGTCGGTGATGAAATCCAGCTCGCGCGGGGCGAGCATGGCGAATGCCTCCGGGATGTCGGTGGTGCGCAACACGTTCAGCAGGTAGGCCCCCTCGCGGTGGCTGAGCGGCGGGTCCTTCACGATCACCCGGGTGATCCGGGGGTCGAGCAGCGCCGCATAGGCGGCCAGCACGGCCTGCTCGCCCTTGCCCACCAGGGTGAACTCCTTGCCGCTGTACCAGCTCTGGCCGCAGAGGTAGTCCACGGCGCAGAGGATGTCGTAGATGCGCATCTCGGCCACGGAGCGGCCGATCAGCATGGCGTCCCGCTCGAACTTGCGGCGGTCGTTGCCGTTCCAGACTTGGGTCCCGATCCCGCGCGGGAACACCATGTGACGGCTGCCGGCGTAGCCCTTGAACGGGTAGGCTTTCATAAAGTTCCATATTCCCATGTCCTCGGTCTCGCCCGGGGCGGCCACGTAGAGCACCGCGTTCTGCTTTGGCCCGTCCGACTGGGGCACATAGGAGATCAGCCCGGCCAGGATGCCCGGCTCGGTCTCCAGGGCCACCGCGCCGTTGCCACCAGTAGCGGCCACCTTGTACTGGAAATTTTTGGGCATGTTGCGGAAAGTCCACTCGCCCAGTTTCTGCAGCACCTCAGCCCGGCGGCCCTCCCAGGCGGCGCGGTCGGTGTAGGAGCCAAGCTGGGCAGCGGGGATCAGAAGGTCCTGGATGCGGTCGTTGATGTTGGCCGGCTTGGCAGCGTGCTGTCCGCCCAGGGCGGCAAGCTGCTCGCGCGGGATCGTGTCGAACGCGGTCTCCTGGATTTTCCGCTTGCGGCCGAACAGCATGCGCTCGCTGAAAGCCACCGCCTCCTCGCGCTCGGGGCGGTAGTAGTCGTGCGGGCCGGGGACCACGAACATGCCGGTGCGCTCGGGGTGGCCGTACCAGGCGTAGATCGTCTCGGCCTTGCGGTCCACTTCCTCGTACCCCGGCGGCGGGTAGTAGTGGTCGTCCGTGGAGTTGTACATCTTGAGCGGCCGCGGGGCGATTATCCCGGCCAGGCTGGTCCAGTCCAGGCGGAACGTGTTGATGAAATAGGCGCAGTCGCAGGCCATGCGCTGAAGGTCCAGCGCCACATGGGTGCTGATCGTGGAGGTGCCGGCCACGGGCTGGACCACGGCGATACGGTCATCCGCGGCGCCAGCCATCCAGCTCAGGTGCCCGCCGCCCGACACGCCGTTGATCGTGAGCCGCTTGCCGTCCACATCCGCGCGGCCCAGCAGGTAGTCCACCCCGCGCATGGCGTTCCAGACCTCGATCCCGATGGGCGTGTAGCCACGCGCGAACCAGTCGTAGAGGTCCCAGGCGTGGGTGCCGCGGTGCACGCCGAACACCTCGGCCACCTGGATCGGGTCGATCATCAGCACCACGTAGCCGGCGCGCACCCAGGGAATATCGTAGTCCTGGCGCAGGGCCTTGGCCCCGTACTCATCCGCGCTGTGGCCGGGGCATTCGAGCACCGCCGGGAACGGCGGGCGGCCTTTCTTGGGCCGGTAGAGGTTGGCCGTGCAGTAGAACCCGGGCAGGCTCTGAAAATGCAGCACCTCCACCGTGTACCCGGGGCGGTCGATAGTGCGC harbors:
- a CDS encoding polysaccharide lyase; the encoded protein is MLNTRKLVFLTGLMALPLAVAGLPAQEPETPTPVKLPFVETFEDTAWAARGWYDSPSIQTTDAEHFEGKRACLWHWSAKGATTPEGKGGRVLFEPTESVNLSFALKHSADWTWTGVNWHPHEMHFMTTKDTPFWGPAYTYLTLYIEVVNGVPRCATQDSRNIDTTALRKDITALTEKRAVSGGNGDPDGHGVGDCYKAGEGWRNGRDFAADSVYFGDTPGPRYKGDWHRVKAHFKLNSIADGKAVHDGVLQYWYDGKLLLDYHDVVFRTGANPDMKINQFLMLPYFGPGVPHEQSIWVDDLQVTADEP
- a CDS encoding alpha/beta hydrolase family protein: ATVPLAAQEKLDPETVAVSPERMNAFLVREAERVSREAWERIDSKEKLERERPALQREFMFSLGLDPLPERGPLDATVVRTIDRPGYTVEVLHFQSLPGFYCTANLYRPKKGRPPFPAVLECPGHSADEYGAKALRQDYDIPWVRAGYVVLMIDPIQVAEVFGVHRGTHAWDLYDWFARGYTPIGIEVWNAMRGVDYLLGRADVDGKRLTINGVSGGGHLSWMAGAADDRIAVVQPVAGTSTISTHVALDLQRMACDCAYFINTFRLDWTSLAGIIAPRPLKMYNSTDDHYYPPPGYEEVDRKAETIYAWYGHPERTGMFVVPGPHDYYRPEREEAVAFSERMLFGRKRKIQETAFDTIPREQLAALGGQHAAKPANINDRIQDLLIPAAQLGSYTDRAAWEGRRAEVLQKLGEWTFRNMPKNFQYKVAATGGNGAVALETEPGILAGLISYVPQSDGPKQNAVLYVAAPGETEDMGIWNFMKAYPFKGYAGSRHMVFPRGIGTQVWNGNDRRKFERDAMLIGRSVAEMRIYDILCAVDYLCGQSWYSGKEFTLVGKGEQAVLAAYAALLDPRITRVIVKDPPLSHREGAYLLNVLRTTDIPEAFAMLAPRELDFITDEIRGFDFTRGIYGLYGADKQMRRVVTVAQALNLPPE